A genomic segment from Microbacterium sp. SORGH_AS_0428 encodes:
- a CDS encoding GntR family transcriptional regulator: MIEEGKPLFLQIAESVEDAIVDGSLREEDQAPSTNELAAFHRINPATAAKGVNMLVDKGVLYKRRGVGMFVAPGAREVLLSERRTAFADRFVEPLLAEARRLGLGPEDITHLIADRAAATRKADTDTDTNEGVKP, from the coding sequence GTGATCGAAGAGGGCAAACCGCTCTTCCTGCAGATCGCGGAGAGCGTCGAGGACGCGATCGTCGACGGCAGCCTCCGCGAGGAGGACCAGGCGCCGTCGACGAACGAGCTCGCCGCGTTCCACCGCATCAATCCCGCCACCGCGGCAAAAGGAGTCAACATGCTCGTCGACAAGGGAGTGCTCTACAAGCGCCGCGGCGTGGGCATGTTCGTCGCCCCCGGCGCCCGCGAGGTGCTGCTGAGCGAGCGCCGCACCGCGTTCGCCGACCGCTTCGTCGAGCCTCTGCTGGCCGAGGCCCGCAGGCTCGGACTCGGCCCTGAGGACATCACCCATCTCATCGCAGACCGCGCCGCCGCCACCCGCAAGGCCGACACCGACACCGACACCAACGAAGGAGTGAAGCCGTGA
- a CDS encoding glycine betaine/L-proline ABC transporter ATP-binding protein has translation MSVEHAIEARNLFKVFGKNPKSVIEQLRAGKTRAEVSERGTAAVIDASFTVDPGEIFVIMGLSGSGKSTIIRMLNGLLPPSAGEVLVQGQNVTTASAAQLRRIRRSSISMVFQHFALLPHRTVLDNAAYALEIQGVGTQERRERAREILDKVGLGDRVDAMPGELSGGMRQRVGLARALTSGTDILLMDEAFSALDPLIRREMQEQLIELQQELGRTIVFITHDLNEAMFLGDRIAVMRDGRIVQNGTPEEILTDPANDYVAQFVQDVDRARVLTASSVMAPPQATTPVSAGMRGALRVMRDLQAGAVAVVENRRYIGAVTDRAVIRAVKAGETDLRRIVQRAQQVVGPDDPLTDVVEHSVESPYPVAVVDERQRLVGVIPRVTLLAALGNVPAVTRENPIIDVPASVPASVLTETLAVVDEPAATSTGGAR, from the coding sequence GTGAGTGTCGAACATGCCATTGAGGCGCGGAACCTGTTCAAGGTCTTCGGCAAGAATCCCAAGTCCGTCATCGAGCAGCTGCGCGCGGGCAAGACCCGCGCCGAGGTGTCGGAGCGCGGCACGGCCGCGGTGATCGACGCGAGCTTCACCGTCGACCCGGGCGAGATCTTCGTGATCATGGGCCTCTCCGGCTCCGGCAAGTCCACGATCATCCGGATGCTCAACGGACTGCTGCCCCCGAGCGCCGGCGAGGTGCTCGTGCAGGGCCAGAACGTGACCACCGCCTCGGCCGCGCAGCTGCGCCGCATCCGACGCTCGTCGATCTCGATGGTGTTCCAGCACTTCGCGCTCCTGCCGCACCGCACGGTGCTCGACAACGCCGCCTACGCGCTGGAGATCCAGGGTGTCGGCACGCAGGAGCGCCGCGAGCGCGCCCGGGAGATCCTCGACAAGGTCGGTCTCGGCGACCGCGTCGATGCGATGCCCGGGGAGCTCTCCGGCGGAATGCGCCAGCGCGTCGGGCTCGCCCGCGCCCTCACCTCCGGCACCGACATCCTCCTCATGGACGAGGCGTTCTCGGCCCTCGACCCCCTCATCCGCCGCGAGATGCAGGAGCAGCTCATCGAGCTGCAGCAGGAGCTCGGTCGCACGATCGTCTTCATCACCCACGACCTCAACGAGGCCATGTTCCTCGGCGACCGCATCGCGGTCATGCGCGACGGGCGTATCGTGCAGAACGGCACCCCGGAGGAGATCCTCACCGACCCGGCGAACGACTACGTCGCGCAGTTCGTGCAGGACGTCGACCGGGCTCGCGTGCTGACCGCCTCGTCCGTGATGGCGCCGCCGCAGGCGACGACGCCCGTGTCTGCAGGGATGCGGGGCGCGTTGCGCGTCATGCGCGATCTGCAGGCGGGAGCGGTGGCCGTCGTCGAGAACCGCCGCTACATCGGCGCCGTCACCGACCGCGCCGTGATCCGCGCGGTCAAGGCGGGGGAGACCGACCTCCGCCGCATCGTGCAGCGCGCGCAGCAGGTGGTCGGACCCGACGACCCGCTGACGGACGTCGTCGAGCACTCCGTCGAATCGCCCTACCCCGTCGCCGTGGTCGACGAGCGTCAGCGTCTCGTGGGCGTGATCCCCCGCGTCACCCTGCTCGCAGCCCTCGGCAACGTTCCCGCCGTCACGCGGGAGAACCCGATCATCGACGTTCCCGCATCCGTGCCGGCGAGCGTCCTCACCGAGACGCTCGCCGTCGTCGACGAACCCGCCGCCACGAGCACGGGAGGTGCCCGATGA